A single genomic interval of Arthrobacter methylotrophus harbors:
- a CDS encoding CpaF family protein: protein MDALSIVEDEVRELIRRRGLDPFNQTVEVRRLVEAAVSDYDERALLGPLPPLGQLDSARKYVFDAVAGFGQLQPLLDDPTVEEIWLNAPNEVFIARNGESELTALSLNEQQVRDLVERMLKSSGRRLDLSSPFVDAALPDGSRLHVVIPDVTRRHWAVNIRKFVVKATRLEHLAELGTLTPQSARFLGAAVASGLNILVSGATQAGKTTMLNCLAANIGSRERVVTVEEIFELQFPLRDVVGLQCRQPNLEGQGEIPLRRLVKEALRMRPDRLVVGEVREAESLDMLIALNSGLPGMCTVHANSAHDAVTKICTLPLLAGENISSAFVVPTVASCIDLVIHCSRLPDGRRQVTEILSLGRRVENGIVESSMVFAMQDGRLQSTSNSMPAAEKFSRAGFNVAALLEHY, encoded by the coding sequence ATGGATGCCTTAAGCATCGTCGAGGATGAGGTCCGCGAACTGATTCGCCGGAGGGGGCTGGACCCTTTCAACCAGACGGTCGAAGTACGTCGACTCGTCGAGGCCGCCGTGAGTGACTATGACGAGCGCGCCCTTCTCGGTCCGTTGCCTCCGTTGGGACAGCTGGACAGCGCGCGCAAGTACGTCTTCGATGCCGTTGCCGGCTTCGGACAACTCCAGCCACTTCTGGATGACCCCACTGTTGAAGAAATCTGGCTCAACGCGCCCAATGAGGTCTTCATTGCCCGAAATGGCGAGTCCGAGCTGACCGCGCTAAGCCTCAACGAACAGCAGGTTCGCGACCTCGTGGAGCGGATGCTCAAGAGTTCCGGGCGGCGGCTGGACCTCTCTTCGCCGTTTGTGGATGCTGCCTTGCCCGATGGTTCGAGGCTCCACGTGGTCATTCCGGATGTCACTCGCCGGCATTGGGCGGTCAACATCCGCAAGTTCGTGGTGAAGGCGACTAGGCTCGAACACTTGGCGGAGCTGGGCACGTTGACGCCTCAGTCGGCGCGATTTCTGGGAGCGGCGGTGGCAAGCGGGCTGAATATTCTCGTTTCCGGCGCCACCCAGGCAGGAAAGACAACCATGCTCAATTGCCTGGCGGCCAACATCGGCTCGAGGGAACGGGTCGTCACAGTCGAAGAGATCTTTGAACTCCAATTCCCGCTCCGTGACGTTGTCGGTCTGCAGTGCCGACAGCCGAACCTGGAGGGACAAGGTGAAATACCCCTCCGTCGACTCGTCAAAGAGGCTCTTCGAATGCGGCCAGATCGCCTCGTCGTTGGCGAAGTCCGTGAAGCCGAAAGCCTGGACATGCTTATTGCCTTGAATTCGGGCCTTCCCGGGATGTGCACGGTCCATGCCAACTCTGCCCATGACGCCGTGACCAAGATTTGCACGCTGCCCCTGCTTGCGGGCGAGAACATTTCGAGTGCGTTCGTCGTTCCAACCGTCGCATCCTGCATCGACCTCGTCATCCATTGCAGCCGCCTCCCGGACGGGCGCCGGCAAGTCACGGAAATACTTTCGTTGGGTCGGCGCGTGGAGAACGGCATTGTCGAGTCGTCCATGGTGTTCGCGATGCAGGACGGAAGACTCCAATCCACGTCAAATTCCATGCCCGCGGCGGAGA
- a CDS encoding DUF2142 domain-containing protein, with protein MTSARGSTLRYSLIAIPLLAALSLLWAFASPLMSVPDEPAHTIKAAAVARGELTGISGGKQGDLTSVTVPRYIAMIGVQACFGTNPGSTPACAPPIDASARDLVQAQTSAGNYNPMYYAMIGLPSRLMGGAPAIYLMRALSALICSAFLAVAIGAAASLRRRFWPVATCLVAVTPMVLFLNGAINPNALEIATTAAVFTNLCVVLENGRRLKNVRLNIVLVGVSGAVLANTRALSLLWLALAFAAAVLIYGIKPFGAVLRNRLGLAMAGLVGVGCAASLAWLKVANSFDSLGGTPSNVTPDAAFVTMLDRTFDYSSGYIGVMGWLDTPAPAAVFSFWHFGFAAVILGGLTARPFRRRPAVWVLLVAVLILPPILQAQVIQQLGYIWQGRYLLAAFVLLLLACGAVMVWRPIPRSPWAHSLARWVLAGAVGVHLYTFVSTLRRFTVGQERTNWTEMFDPLWQPPMTWQVLTISYLLVLVLGAVVSYRCLFPRSFVLTSGSVVGAKEDTILTLSIGQSEQG; from the coding sequence ATGACTAGTGCTCGCGGTTCAACATTGAGGTATTCACTAATTGCGATCCCACTCCTCGCCGCGCTGTCCCTTCTCTGGGCATTTGCATCGCCGCTCATGTCGGTTCCGGATGAACCGGCCCACACCATCAAGGCCGCAGCCGTTGCACGGGGTGAACTTACGGGAATATCAGGTGGCAAACAGGGTGACCTGACCAGTGTCACGGTTCCGCGCTACATCGCGATGATTGGTGTGCAAGCTTGCTTCGGCACCAATCCCGGGTCAACGCCCGCCTGCGCTCCGCCAATTGACGCGAGCGCACGAGACCTTGTCCAAGCGCAAACCAGTGCTGGCAATTACAACCCGATGTACTACGCAATGATCGGATTGCCATCCCGTCTCATGGGAGGGGCCCCGGCGATTTATCTGATGCGTGCGCTCAGCGCCCTGATATGTAGCGCGTTCCTTGCAGTAGCCATCGGTGCCGCAGCATCCCTGCGTCGACGGTTTTGGCCAGTGGCAACCTGCCTTGTAGCAGTGACGCCTATGGTGCTTTTCCTGAACGGTGCGATTAATCCGAATGCCCTTGAAATCGCTACCACCGCCGCAGTGTTTACGAATCTCTGCGTTGTCTTGGAGAACGGGCGCAGGCTCAAGAACGTCCGACTTAATATCGTTCTTGTCGGTGTCTCCGGCGCGGTATTGGCCAACACTCGCGCTCTTTCCTTACTGTGGCTCGCGCTTGCCTTCGCCGCAGCCGTTTTGATTTATGGGATCAAGCCCTTCGGTGCCGTTTTAAGGAACCGTCTTGGATTGGCGATGGCCGGGCTGGTCGGTGTCGGTTGTGCTGCGAGCCTCGCTTGGCTAAAGGTGGCCAACAGTTTCGACAGTCTAGGGGGCACGCCGAGCAACGTTACTCCAGACGCTGCATTTGTCACGATGTTGGACCGCACCTTCGACTATTCCTCCGGGTACATCGGCGTAATGGGATGGCTGGACACCCCGGCCCCCGCGGCGGTGTTCAGTTTCTGGCATTTCGGTTTCGCCGCAGTCATCCTAGGCGGCCTGACTGCGCGGCCGTTTCGAAGGCGACCGGCTGTCTGGGTCTTGCTTGTCGCGGTGCTTATCTTGCCGCCGATACTTCAAGCCCAAGTGATCCAGCAGCTCGGCTACATTTGGCAAGGACGCTATCTCTTGGCAGCGTTTGTATTGCTGCTATTGGCATGCGGAGCAGTTATGGTCTGGCGTCCAATTCCCAGGTCCCCATGGGCGCACTCCTTGGCGCGATGGGTCTTGGCCGGTGCGGTGGGAGTTCACCTTTACACCTTCGTCTCGACACTTCGACGCTTCACCGTCGGACAAGAACGGACGAACTGGACCGAGATGTTCGACCCGCTCTGGCAACCTCCGATGACGTGGCAGGTACTGACAATTTCATACTTGCTGGTTCTGGTTCTCGGCGCGGTCGTGAGCTACCGGTGCCTCTTCCCGCGGTCGTTTGTATTGACGTCCGGAAGCGTTGTGGGCGCGAAGGAAGACACCATCCTGACGCTGTCGATTGGACAATCGGAGCAGGGCTAA
- a CDS encoding polysaccharide deacetylase family protein: MAQPAQAAGALVVTLTFDDANADQVAAANYLNSKGMMGTFFLPSGYLNATDPNGGPPPYMTTAQALALQSAGNEIAGHTVTHPDLAQMDANEVARQVCNDRVNLTNMGFRVTNFAYPFASATPAVEQTVANCGYNSARGLGDLKSKAAPTLTEVAEPLPVPAADLYFTKAPDEVDNTWAVADMQAVVTQAEAGGGWVQLTFHHFDSTTDPLSVTTANFHSYVDWLATEQTAGRIVVKTVRQVMAAQFPDPSNSALDVNKPLVNGPAAPPPITVGNLLQNPSLETAGPVASGLPYCWAIGSYGTQTSTFTSVSPGHTGNVAEQMVTTGYVDGDAKLLPTLDLGQCAPSATPGHTYQMSAWYKSTAPTQFELYYRTGLGTWTYWTASPNFVAATAWTQATWTSPAVPAGASAISLGLNLLSNGTLVTDDYGLYDSSAVPSVFKSMTPTRMLDTRNNPTPVGANGTVSFQVGGVNGIPANVTAVTFNLTVAGPTSNGFVTAYPSGSTAPNASNLNYAPGQIVPNLVTVPVGTSGQVSLHNTSNGTAQLIADVSGYYVPAATSSPGEFQAMTPSRFLDTRNSAAVPPGGSVSFQVGGISGIPATVSAVSFNFTVAGASSFGFATAYASGTTRPNASNLNFAQGQIVPNSVTVPVGADGKVTLYNGSPTGAAQFIADVSGYYLGGGAATVSGAFQPITPTRFLDTRNGTPVAANGTMSFQVGGVSGVPATVGGLTFNLTVANPTSNGFVTAFPAGTVVPNASNLNYAPGQIVPNLATIPVGTGGQVSLHNTSNGTAQLIADVSGYFVP; the protein is encoded by the coding sequence TTGGCCCAGCCAGCACAAGCTGCGGGTGCGCTTGTAGTCACATTGACATTTGATGACGCCAACGCTGATCAGGTAGCCGCGGCCAACTATCTGAATTCAAAAGGAATGATGGGGACGTTCTTCCTTCCCTCCGGCTACCTCAATGCTACCGATCCCAATGGTGGGCCGCCGCCATATATGACGACTGCCCAGGCACTCGCCCTCCAATCGGCAGGCAATGAGATTGCCGGGCATACAGTGACGCACCCTGATCTGGCCCAGATGGACGCGAATGAGGTGGCACGCCAGGTATGCAATGACCGCGTCAACCTGACCAACATGGGCTTCCGGGTCACGAACTTTGCCTACCCGTTTGCGTCTGCCACTCCAGCCGTCGAGCAAACAGTCGCCAACTGCGGCTACAACAGCGCACGTGGCCTCGGTGATCTGAAAAGCAAGGCTGCTCCAACTCTGACCGAGGTGGCTGAACCGCTGCCCGTTCCTGCCGCGGACCTCTATTTCACCAAGGCACCTGATGAGGTGGACAACACTTGGGCCGTCGCTGACATGCAGGCTGTTGTGACCCAGGCAGAGGCCGGTGGCGGATGGGTGCAATTGACGTTCCACCACTTCGACTCGACCACTGATCCTCTGAGTGTCACTACGGCGAATTTCCATTCTTACGTCGATTGGCTGGCGACTGAACAAACGGCCGGCAGGATCGTCGTCAAGACTGTGCGCCAAGTCATGGCGGCGCAGTTCCCTGACCCAAGCAATTCCGCACTGGACGTGAACAAGCCGCTCGTCAATGGACCGGCTGCGCCGCCACCGATCACAGTCGGAAACCTGCTCCAGAATCCAAGCCTGGAGACAGCCGGGCCTGTGGCATCCGGGCTTCCATACTGCTGGGCGATCGGCTCCTACGGCACGCAAACCTCCACCTTCACAAGCGTCTCTCCGGGTCACACCGGAAACGTTGCCGAACAAATGGTGACCACCGGCTACGTAGACGGCGACGCCAAGCTACTACCCACCCTCGACCTCGGCCAATGCGCTCCCAGCGCCACCCCCGGCCACACGTATCAGATGTCCGCTTGGTACAAGTCCACGGCCCCCACGCAATTCGAGTTGTACTACCGAACCGGGCTGGGCACGTGGACGTACTGGACGGCCAGTCCGAACTTCGTGGCAGCCACAGCGTGGACCCAGGCAACCTGGACGTCGCCAGCCGTCCCGGCAGGAGCCAGTGCCATCAGCTTGGGCCTCAACCTGCTGAGCAACGGAACCCTGGTGACCGACGACTATGGCTTATACGACTCCAGCGCAGTTCCCAGTGTCTTCAAATCGATGACACCGACCAGGATGCTCGACACCCGCAACAATCCCACGCCTGTCGGAGCTAACGGGACCGTCTCCTTCCAGGTCGGAGGCGTCAACGGCATTCCGGCGAACGTCACGGCAGTGACCTTCAACCTCACGGTGGCCGGTCCTACGTCCAACGGGTTCGTCACGGCCTACCCGTCCGGAAGCACCGCGCCTAATGCCTCAAACCTGAACTACGCTCCCGGACAGATCGTTCCAAACCTCGTGACAGTGCCGGTCGGGACAAGCGGACAGGTCAGCCTCCACAACACCTCGAACGGGACGGCTCAACTCATAGCCGACGTTTCCGGGTACTACGTCCCGGCCGCAACAAGCTCGCCCGGCGAATTCCAAGCGATGACGCCGAGCAGGTTCCTGGATACCCGGAACAGTGCAGCGGTGCCACCGGGTGGATCCGTCTCCTTCCAAGTGGGCGGCATCAGCGGCATCCCGGCAACGGTCTCAGCGGTGAGCTTCAACTTCACCGTCGCCGGGGCGAGCTCGTTCGGCTTCGCCACGGCATACGCCTCCGGCACAACACGGCCAAACGCCTCCAATCTGAACTTCGCCCAGGGCCAGATCGTGCCCAATAGCGTCACCGTGCCTGTAGGCGCAGACGGTAAGGTCACGCTCTACAACGGCTCACCGACAGGGGCTGCGCAATTTATCGCGGATGTGTCCGGCTACTATTTGGGCGGCGGGGCGGCAACGGTTTCGGGGGCCTTCCAGCCCATAACGCCTACCAGGTTCCTCGATACCCGCAACGGCACCCCGGTCGCGGCCAACGGTACGATGTCCTTTCAGGTCGGCGGCGTCAGCGGGGTTCCCGCAACGGTTGGTGGATTGACGTTCAACCTCACGGTCGCCAACCCGACGTCGAACGGGTTCGTCACGGCCTTCCCCGCCGGCACCGTGGTGCCAAATGCCTCGAACCTGAATTACGCACCCGGGCAGATCGTCCCGAACCTAGCAACGATACCGGTGGGGACAGGCGGCCAGGTCAGTCTCCACAACACCTCGAACGGGACGGCGCAACTCATCGCAGACGTGTCGGGATACTTCGTCCCGTGA
- a CDS encoding GtrA family protein, giving the protein MVIRIVGEAFAKWARGLFGFARNGYLIKFLAVGAASFAIDLGTLTLLHELGRVDLWIATPIAFLASLVFNFFAQRKFTFQSGTRAHVSFLKYGVLVVVNLLATDFIVNGIAAVGVSYAIGKVIATVATTVWNFLLYKHWIFKAGTVEAYSGLGSAPSDVLVSSEESAND; this is encoded by the coding sequence GTGGTAATTCGCATCGTGGGGGAAGCCTTCGCCAAGTGGGCTCGCGGCCTTTTCGGTTTTGCCCGGAACGGGTACCTGATCAAATTCCTTGCCGTCGGGGCCGCTTCGTTCGCGATTGACCTGGGCACCCTGACCCTCCTGCACGAGCTTGGCCGCGTGGATCTCTGGATTGCAACTCCAATTGCGTTCCTTGCGAGCTTGGTTTTCAATTTTTTTGCCCAAAGAAAGTTCACGTTCCAGTCCGGCACCCGGGCCCATGTGAGCTTCCTCAAGTATGGAGTACTGGTTGTCGTCAACCTCCTGGCGACCGATTTCATTGTTAATGGGATCGCCGCTGTTGGAGTATCTTACGCCATTGGGAAAGTAATCGCCACCGTGGCAACTACGGTCTGGAACTTCCTGCTTTATAAGCACTGGATTTTCAAGGCAGGCACGGTTGAAGCTTACAGCGGGCTCGGCTCGGCCCCGTCCGATGTGCTTGTTTCCTCGGAAGAGTCTGCAAATGACTAG